The Melanotaenia boesemani isolate fMelBoe1 chromosome 8, fMelBoe1.pri, whole genome shotgun sequence DNA window tggtggagccctccaagaacctccaggagaacatctgctctcgtcatgatgaggtgatgaagatgttctgTCGTACTGATCAGAAGTGTATCTGTCTGGTCTGTGTTATGGATGAACATAAAGGCCAcgacacagtctcagctgcagcagaaaggactgagaggcagagagagctggaggtgagtcgacaagaaatccagcagagaatccaggacagagagaaagatgtgaagctgcttcaacaggaggtggaggccatcaatcactctgctgataaaacagtggaggacagtgagaagatcttcactcagctgatccgtctcatccagaaaagaagctctgatgtgaagcagcagatcagatcccagcaggaaactgaagtgagtggagtcaaagagcttcaggagaagctggagcaggagatcactgagctgaagaggaaagacgctgagctgaagcagctctcacacacagaggatcacaaccagtttctacacaactacccctcactgtcagcactcagtgagtctacacactcatccagcatcaatatCCGTCCTCTGAgatactttgaggatgtgacagcagctgtgtcagagctcagagataaactacaggacattctgacagacagatggacaaacatctcactgacagtcactgatgtggatgttttactgtcacaaccagaaccaaagagcagagctggattcttaaaatattcatgtgaaatcacactggatccaaacacagcaaacaaacagcTGTTACTGTCAGAGGGAAACAGAAAGGTGACCGATTTGGATCAATATCAGTCTTATTCtagtcatccagacagattcacTGAATACTATCAGGTTCTGAGTAGAGAGAGTCTGACTGGacgttgttactgggaggtgAAAGTTAGAGGACAGGTTTATGTAGCAGTCGCATACAAGAATATCAGCAGAACAGGAGATGAAAGTGGATTTGGATGTAATGACAAATCTTGGTCATTAAATTGTTCCCAAAACAGTTATGAGTTTTACTATAACAA harbors:
- the LOC121644045 gene encoding tripartite motif-containing protein 16-like, with protein sequence MAEKANQLDQETFSCSICLDLLKDPVTIPCGHSYCMNCIKSFWDGEDQKGIYSCPQCRQTFTPRPVLVKSTMLATLVEQLKKTGLQAAPADHCYAGPEDMACDFCSGRKLKAIKSCLFCLASYCEKHLQPHYESPTFKKHKLVEPSKNLQENICSRHDEVMKMFCRTDQKCICLVCVMDEHKGHDTVSAAAERTERQRELEVSRQEIQQRIQDREKDVKLLQQEVEAINHSADKTVEDSEKIFTQLIRLIQKRSSDVKQQIRSQQETEVSGVKELQEKLEQEITELKRKDAELKQLSHTEDHNQFLHNYPSLSALSESTHSSSINIRPLRYFEDVTAAVSELRDKLQDILTDRWTNISLTVTDVDVLLSQPEPKSRAGFLKYSCEITLDPNTANKQLLLSEGNRKVTDLDQYQSYSSHPDRFTEYYQVLSRESLTGRCYWEVKVRGQVYVAVAYKNISRTGDESGFGCNDKSWSLNCSQNSYEFYYNNISTSISGPRSSRVGVYLDHRAGILSFYSVSRNMTLLHRVQTTFTQPLYAGVGIYSDLGSVKFC